Proteins encoded within one genomic window of Zavarzinella sp.:
- a CDS encoding DUF1559 domain-containing protein produces the protein MSRRAFSLVELLVIIAIIAILAGLIIPAVQRVRSASERTICINQLKQLGLAFHSFHASHGSFPPGSTSFNDPHQPLLGWVPRISPHFEQDKIWQRAVVAYQHSPWHLQQVAGYQHPDTEQLRMVSCPSDPRFSDFVCRDPEFELPHSLTSYIAVSGEAADRTTGVMYIDSKTRIADITDGTSTTLLVGERPPSKDNRYGWWYSGLGLEGLGTADMHLGVHEINSYPKDNYKDCSLGPYQYSLGDSDNICSMFHYWSFHTGGANFLMCDGSVRMIRYAGNSSLLSLATRASQDIVNDQ, from the coding sequence ATGTCGCGACGTGCTTTTAGTTTGGTTGAATTGCTGGTAATTATCGCAATTATCGCCATTCTTGCTGGTCTGATTATTCCAGCTGTCCAACGTGTGCGTTCTGCCAGTGAGCGTACCATCTGTATCAATCAGTTAAAACAGCTCGGTCTGGCATTTCATTCATTTCATGCATCGCACGGAAGTTTCCCCCCTGGCTCAACCTCATTTAACGATCCTCATCAACCTTTACTTGGTTGGGTTCCCAGGATTTCCCCTCATTTTGAGCAGGACAAGATCTGGCAACGTGCTGTAGTTGCTTATCAGCATTCACCATGGCATTTACAGCAAGTTGCAGGCTATCAGCATCCTGACACAGAACAGTTAAGGATGGTTAGTTGTCCATCGGACCCACGGTTCAGCGATTTCGTATGCCGTGATCCCGAGTTTGAGTTACCTCATTCTCTGACATCTTACATTGCTGTATCAGGCGAGGCTGCTGATCGCACAACCGGTGTGATGTACATCGATTCAAAAACGCGTATAGCCGACATTACGGATGGCACCAGCACTACCTTGTTAGTAGGTGAACGTCCACCTTCTAAGGATAATCGCTATGGTTGGTGGTATTCTGGATTAGGCCTGGAGGGATTGGGAACTGCTGACATGCACCTGGGTGTTCACGAAATAAATTCGTATCCCAAAGATAACTACAAGGATTGTTCTTTAGGTCCTTATCAATACTCCCTCGGTGATTCAGACAATATTTGCTCTATGTTTCACTATTGGTCATTTCATACTGGTGGGGCCAATTTTCTGATGTGCGATGGCAGTGTTCGCATGATT